In the genome of Nitrospirae bacterium CG2_30_53_67, the window GGGAATCCACCCTTCGACAGGCTCAGGGTGACCATTGTCATGGTGAGCTTGTCGAACCATGGATTGTCCGGTCGAGCCGGACAATGACGAAATTTAAAACCGGGCAATAGACCTGCTTGTGCAATGGCAGATGGGTATTAGCTCAGCAGTGTCCTCTTTTTCCCCGGTTCCTTCTCCCTCCGGATTTCAGCGCCCAGACCTTGCAGCTTCTGCTCGATCCTCTCGTACCCTCGATCAATGTGATAGATCCTGGAAACCGTGGTTTCGCCCCGGGCCGCAAGCCCGGCCAAAATCAGGGAGGCGCTGGCCCGGAGGTCCGTAGCCATGAGAGGGGCCCCGCTTAAGTGTTCCACCCCTCGAACCACGGCGCTGTTTCCTTGCACGAGGATATCCGCTCCCATTCTGTGGAGCTCGGCCACATGCATGAACCGGTTCTCAAACACGGTCTCGGTGATCACGCTGGTCCCGCAAGCGATCGTCATCAGGGCCATGAACTGGGCCTGCATATCCGTGGCAAATTCCGGATAGACCCCGGTCTTTACATCCACGGCATGGAGATCCCCGGATCTTCTGATCCGGATGTCGCGGCCCATGATAGAAATCTCCGCCCCGGCCTCTCTGAGTTTGTTGATCACGGCATCCAGTTGCTCAGGGCGGCATCCTTCAACGGTGATATCTCCTCCGGTGATGGCCCCTGCCGCAAGAAACGTTCCGGTCTCGATTCTGTCGGGCATGATCTCATATGACATGCCCGAAAGGCCCTCCACGCCCTGGATCTCGATGCGGTCGCTTCCCGCCCCATAGATCCTTGCACCCATACGATTCAGGACGGAAGCGAGCTCCCCGACTTCCGGCTCACAGGCGGCATTTTCTATGACCGAGGTCCCCTTTGCCAGCGAGGCGGCCATCATGATATTCATGGTTCCGGTGACGGTGGGAAAATCCAGGGTGATCTTTGCGCCCTTGAGCACGGAGGCCTCGGCACAGGCATACCCTTTCTCAATGCGGATCCTGGCGCCCAGCTTTTCAAGGCCCATCAGGTGAATATTAATGGGCCTGGCGCCGATGGCGCATCCGCCGGGCAGGGAGACCTCGGCTCGGCCGAACCGGGCGAGCAAAGGCCCCAGCACCAGTACCGATGCCCGCATGGTCTTGACCAGTTCATAGGAGGCCCGGTAACCTTGGACCCCGCCGGCGTAAAGTTCCATCCTTCCGGGTTCAGGCTGCTCGACCGCGACCCCGAGATCGCTGAGAAGAACGGACATGGTATTCACGTCCCTGAGCGCCGGCACATTGGACAGGGAACACCGGCCCTGACAGAGCAGGGACGCGGCCATGATCGGAAGGGCGGCGTTCTTTGCCCCGCTG includes:
- a CDS encoding UDP-N-acetylglucosamine 1-carboxyvinyltransferase → MERIVIRGGAPLMGKVRVSGAKNAALPIMAASLLCQGRCSLSNVPALRDVNTMSVLLSDLGVAVEQPEPGRMELYAGGVQGYRASYELVKTMRASVLVLGPLLARFGRAEVSLPGGCAIGARPINIHLMGLEKLGARIRIEKGYACAEASVLKGAKITLDFPTVTGTMNIMMAASLAKGTSVIENAACEPEVGELASVLNRMGARIYGAGSDRIEIQGVEGLSGMSYEIMPDRIETGTFLAAGAITGGDITVEGCRPEQLDAVINKLREAGAEISIMGRDIRIRRSGDLHAVDVKTGVYPEFATDMQAQFMALMTIACGTSVITETVFENRFMHVAELHRMGADILVQGNSAVVRGVEHLSGAPLMATDLRASASLILAGLAARGETTVSRIYHIDRGYERIEQKLQGLGAEIRREKEPGKKRTLLS